The genomic region CGCTATTGAGGTAACAAGCTTGACACGTCCAAGGAATTCTGGAGTAAAACCAAGTTTATTTGTGCTGAAAACAAACAGAGAAAAACCCTTGTTAGCATTTATTGAAACAAATTGCAAGCAACCATGAAACACCCACACCtttacaaaataaagaataatgaCTGCGCTCATAAGTTGCACGTACGTGAAGTAAAACATGGCAGACTCTGAGTGAGGGGTTGCCTGCCAAAGGAAAATAAACAGCGTCGGAAAAAATACATTGGGTTGCCTAACAGCATCCCTTAACTGAAGAACATTCTGTTTCCAGCTTTCAAGCAAGTTTTGACCAGCCAGAGGAAAATTTTGCCCCTTTGCTGCATCAATTACAGGCTGCTCATTCACAATAATAGCAACTGCAGATGTCATCAGTGGTAGCAAAGCCGTGACACCAAAAACAAAtctgaaatataaaaaattgaaaaaagaaacaaaggacTGCTTCAGATGATTATCAGCAATAGGAAACTGCATTCTCAACAGCAACTTTGTGTACCTTACACCATAAGCATCCACCAAGGAGCCGCTAAAATAAGAACTCACAATTCCACCAAAAGCAGAAGATCCCCAACACAAAGACTGAAGAGAACCTGACATGCTTTGTGACTCACCACGAGCCCTCTCCACAACCATGGAATCTACCACCTACACCATACATCAGTTTTGACATGGTTTATAAAGCATGTCACAGAATCAAGAAACTGAACTAAACAAAGAGGCAATCATTATTTCAAACTAGAGGTTGTGATTCTGAAATtgaaacttttgaaaaatgaaaacaattcGCCTAAATTCATTCCTAAAATTAAACCAGTTACTCTTGAGTCTTGACTCTTTCTTCCTCTGGAATCattttaaggattttttttctCCCCAATTTTAAAAATGGTCTCTTATTTGTATCTCAAAGGAAAGAACTAAGGATCAAAACCTCCTAAAATATATTCACTTAGGGAgcattttaatgtttttatttcctaatATCTCTAATTCGCTctctatattttatatatacatacatatatatagattttaattttttaatttttttaatttcaaaacatAATCTAATTTTTGTCAGAGGACTTTCCATGTAGAAAACAATCTAAATAAATGGTCAACTTCAAATTCTGGCAGAAAAACTAAGTTAGGCACGTATTGTGACACGTAAGAAGATATACCTTCCATCACATCAAACCTAATACGACACTAGCTAGTAGATACTTACGACGTCTGAGAAGGCAACAGAAAGTGATCCAAGAATTATGCAGAAAGCAACGCTGAATTTGCTATCAACAACAGTGGCCATCAAGCTCCAGGATACTGCACCAAGAAGCCCTGACAAAATCAAGTACGACCTCCTTCGGTAGCCAAATAGTGGCACAGAATCGCTGCCAGGAccgaaaaattgttcaaaaacaaCAATAGCAGAATGCATTAAGTTAACTAAGGGATCACAAAATGAGATAGAGATAGCAAATATTCACACCTAATAAAACCGTATACAGGTTTAATCAGCCATGGCAACGCAGAAAAGCCGCTAATCACAGCTGTCTAGTCAAACCCATATAAATTTGTcaaaaaccaaaactataaaCACCAGAGACATACTAGAATCCCATTATCCGTAACAGGGTTAGCACCCTTTTCATACTAATCAGAATCCTCAAAATAAATTCTTTACCAATCAGTGCATCCCAATGTCCTCTTACGTTCACAGTTAATCAAGCATGCCACTTTTAATAACTACAGCTACAAATGTAAAGCAAACCAGTTCCGAAAAACAACGGAAAGTGTGATTGTAAATGTACCTCAGCCGGGTCGAGATGCAAATCgtcttttaaataaaaactgACAGCAAGCCTTGCAAGGCCTAGAACACCTTGAACAAAGTACACCATGGCAACAGCCACATTGTCAGGGCACAATTCAACCCCGAAAATTTTCACACTGCTTTTTCTATGTTTGTTCTTGCTTGGAGAAGACATGATTGCCGCCCTTTCCCTATCAGTTAtcaacacatccctttctcctGCACCTCATCGTATTGAACCAAAACTAAGTAAAGCTTCAATTTTTATCACATTTAGCTAAAACCCAATTGTAAAAACATACACATCTATTCATAATTACACTTTAATTGATGAATAATCACTGTAACGTTTCAATAAACGgaattaaattttaagaaaCAGAGAGACATACTAATCCTGGAATTGAGGAACGGCTCGTCGTCCAAGTCGAGCCGGCGAGTGGGCGAGGGCATGGGGACGGCGACGGACATGTCGTTCTCCGGAGGAAGCTTCCGGCGGGCTCTACGTCGGTGGCGAGCTCTTCTGTGGGCGCCGGACAGGAGAGTGCAGGGCCTCCGGCGGATCCGAGGCACGAAGCAGAGTGGAGGAGGTGAAGCGAAAGAGTGCGAGGACAAAACTGAACTTCCCGAGGGCAAGATTGAGATTGAACAAAAGGTTGGTGACTCCATTAAAGCCTACTTTCACACGCTCTTTCTTCCGgttatgattttaattttttttatttatttggataTTTGGAATGACGTAATTACCCCTATGATTGGGTTTTTCCGGCCAACATATGTACACGTTCGGCTTTACTTTCCCGCCACGAGTGCTTCAGTAGATCAGCCACGGCCCAAACAAAATTCCCTTGGGCCACCTTGACCCAATAATTATTAAAAGTTCCGGATCCAGGCCCAATTAAATTGCATTCTCTTATCATGGAGTTATTGACGTTGATTGACCGATTTATTAGGTATTAGGCTGCTAGTCACAACTCTCGTTGATTATgataatttttcttcattttagatctctttctttttttttttttacaaagttGATCATAATCGGGTGTAAAATCACCATATGTTTTAATTTTAGGTACAACTTGAGGGTTTAAGGTCTTAGACCTAAGCGAGAAACTTGCGTTGGTTGAAACCATCCTTGTGAGCTAGATACCAAATGGACACTTTCATACGATCGAAAAGAAAGAATATGATGACGAACATGTAAAACTTATTAGTTATTAGTAACAAGCCTAGGGTAGGTTAAAAAGTGAGGGAGGTAAGGTAATGCTTTTAGc from Pyrus communis chromosome 4, drPyrComm1.1, whole genome shotgun sequence harbors:
- the LOC137731471 gene encoding folate-biopterin transporter 1, chloroplastic-like isoform X2 — encoded protein: MESPTFCSISILPSGSSVLSSHSFASPPPLCFVPRIRRRPCTLLSGAHRRARHRRRARRKLPPENDMSVAVPMPSPTRRLDLDDEPFLNSRIRERDVLITDRERAAIMSSPSKNKHRKSSVKIFGVELCPDNVAVAMVYFVQGVLGLARLAVSFYLKDDLHLDPAETAVISGFSALPWLIKPVYGFISDSVPLFGYRRRSYLILSGLLGAVSWSLMATVVDSKFSVAFCIILGSLSVAFSDVVVDSMVVERARGESQSMSGSLQSLCWGSSAFGGIVSSYFSGSLVDAYGVRFVFGVTALLPLMTSAVAIIVNEQPVIDAAKGQNFPLAGQNLLESWKQNVLQLRDAVRQPNVFFPTLFIFLWQATPHSESAMFYFTTNKLGFTPEFLGRVKLVTSIASLLGVGLYNGFLKTVSLQKTFLVTTVFGSAIGLTQVLLVTGLNRKFGISNEWFAMGDSLVITVLSQASFMPVLVLAARLCPEGVEATLFATLMSISNAGSVFGGLMGAGLTQLLGVTKDQYDNLSLLIILCNLSSLLPLPLLGLLPQDHPEVKPEDSGSDIEMKSS
- the LOC137731471 gene encoding folate-biopterin transporter 1, chloroplastic-like isoform X1; this translates as MESPTFCSISILPSGSSVLSSHSFASPPPLCFVPRIRRRPCTLLSGAHRRARHRRRARRKLPPENDMSVAVPMPSPTRRLDLDDEPFLNSRISAGERDVLITDRERAAIMSSPSKNKHRKSSVKIFGVELCPDNVAVAMVYFVQGVLGLARLAVSFYLKDDLHLDPAETAVISGFSALPWLIKPVYGFISDSVPLFGYRRRSYLILSGLLGAVSWSLMATVVDSKFSVAFCIILGSLSVAFSDVVVDSMVVERARGESQSMSGSLQSLCWGSSAFGGIVSSYFSGSLVDAYGVRFVFGVTALLPLMTSAVAIIVNEQPVIDAAKGQNFPLAGQNLLESWKQNVLQLRDAVRQPNVFFPTLFIFLWQATPHSESAMFYFTTNKLGFTPEFLGRVKLVTSIASLLGVGLYNGFLKTVSLQKTFLVTTVFGSAIGLTQVLLVTGLNRKFGISNEWFAMGDSLVITVLSQASFMPVLVLAARLCPEGVEATLFATLMSISNAGSVFGGLMGAGLTQLLGVTKDQYDNLSLLIILCNLSSLLPLPLLGLLPQDHPEVKPEDSGSDIEMKSS